GGACCCAGGGAGAGCCCGAGCGCACCGGGCGCCAACGAGCTCTTTTCTCTTCGTGTAGGTTTGAGATGCCCTATAACATCTGGTGCGACGGCTGCAAGAACCACATCGGCATGGGTGAGCCCCGCCCACCCTTCCGTTCCTCGCCCCGCCCCCGACCACTCAGCCCCGCAGATGGCCAGCCCCTTGGCCGCTGGGCCCAGGAGAGACCGTCTCCACCAGGGGCCCCCAATCAGGCTTCGGAGAGGAAACGGGCACCCGAGTGACTGGTGGGTTGTGGACACCTTGTCGCAGAGCAGTTAGGAGGCCCGGCCTTGCCACTTCCTAGCTAGCCGGACCTCAGCAAGTGACTTAgtctctgtgtgcctcagtttacctacCCATAAGACTCACGTGGTAGGAGAGCTGTGTGGCAGGCCAAGTGCATAACCCACGGCACAGAGTACCCACGAGGGCTCAGGACTTAAACCGCTGCTGCCTGTGCTGTGACCTTTAATATTGGACCCCTGTCCATGCCACAGatgggcagacagacagacgtgGGGCCACGGCCCCACTGGGCAGCTCTGAGATCTCAGGCAGGTGACATGACCCACCTGGCTTCCACGTCCTCCTCGGATACAGGGACCCTCAGCTCTTCACGCAGCGCCTGGCCCGGTGCAGCAGCTCATTCTGTAAACGGGAGCGGTGGCCCTTGGCAGTAGGGGCTGGCCACTGTCACAGGGGCCACagaagagcaggaaggaggggctgggccGCCCCACTGCTACGGAGGATGAGTGAATCCTCCCCACCCAGTAGGTCCCCCTGATCAGACCCAGCCAGGGGCACCTGCCCCAAAGGCCCCCGGGTGCTCAGGGGACAGAAAGCAGGACGCGGCCTAACACCCAAGGTGGGTCACCCTCAGGGCTGTGAACCGAAGCAGCCACCAGGAAAGGGAAACTCAGGCCATGCCACCCGCCAGCCCAAGCTCTGTTTTTGTGGTTTAAAGCTTTTTTTCCACCCCATAAGCGAGACTAAACCGGTCAAGAATACGAACCATCTAATCAGTGGAAAACCCGAAAACGCAGATGTTATTAGTGAAAGCCAACCCTCCTTGAACACCTGCCAAGGCCAGCCCCCGTGCTAAGTGATGTGTGTGTATCGTCGGCCCCTGTAGTTGTCACTGCAGCGCCGTGTGGTGAACAGGATAGTCGTCCCTGTTGaataggtggggaaactgagcaGCCGACCTACGGCCGCGTAGCTGGTATGTGCTGAAGTCGGTATTTGAACCCGGACCCTCCTGCCGCCACCCACACTCCTCTGTGGCTTGAGCACCTGTTGTGTGGCCTGGACACAGCTCTTTCCCACCTTGAACTTCAGGGCTCTCCAGAGGTGTCTCCCCTGCGGGTACACAGAATAGCACCCCTGTCTGCCCCCTGTCAGCAGAGACGCTGGGGGTGGCCTAAACCTGAGCCTCCGTTCTTTCCCTGTCCTCCCAGGTGTTCGTTACAATGCAGAAAAGAAGAAGGTTGGCAATTATTACACAACGCCCATCTACAGGTAGGGGCAGCCTGGCGGGTGTCCCAGAGGGACACATTGGTTAGCTACAGGGTGAGGGGGCCACAAAGGAGTCGCAGTAGGAGGGCAGCCATTCCCTGATGGCCATTTGCAACGGTCCTTTCCTGGAAACTGCCCTGGTCTGTCAGTCCGGGCACATCCCTCTGGCTAGGACCCTCCATGGCTCCCACCTTCCTCAGACTAAAAAAAGCCTGAgtcctccccactgcccacaaGGCCTTGCACATTCTGCCCGGTCCCGTCTGTGTCCTCACCTCCTTCCACTCTCCCCCTGAgttccctcacacacacaccccccattGAAGGCCCCCCACCTCGATGCTCTcagcctggaatgctcttccccagaCATCTGCAaggctccctctccttctttggGTTTCTGCTCCAACACCACGTCTCAGAGAGGCCTCTTCCAGAGCAGCAGTCACCCCCCAACACTGGTTGCTTGTGCATTTGCTGCGAGCGTGGCCCCTGCTGGGATGTCAGCCCCTCTAAGAGCAGGTTGGCGTCCTTCACCGCCGTGTCCTCAGCAGCGGCTGCCAAGCCTGCCGCAGGGCAGCCTCGCTCGGGAGGGTTTGTTGAATGCACGAAGCGAAGGAGCAAACTCCAGACAGAAGGTCAGCTCTGGGGCGATGGGACGGTGTGTGTCTCACCCACAGCCGTGACCCCAGACACAGAGCTTGGTGggtagcaggtgctcagtgaacGCTTCCCGAATGATGCTCACCAGTGGAAGGAAGCAGGCGAGGGGTGACGGGTGGCCTGGGGCCGCCGCGGTGTCTTGACGTGCGCCCTGTGCCCACCCAGGTTCCGGATGAAATGCCACCTGTGTGTCAACTACATCGAGATGCAGACGGACCCCGCCAACTGCGACTACGTGATTGTGAGTGGCGCCCAGCGCAAGGAGGAGCGCTGGGACATGGAGGACAACGAGCAGGTGCTGACGACAGGTGAGcacgggggaggggtgggcccgGAGGCCAGccccgagcccgagcccgagcccgagcccgaaGGCCCTGCCGCATTCCCGCTGTGGCAGAGCATGAGAAGAAGCAGAAGCTGGAGACGGACGCCATGTTCCGCCTGGAGCACGGCGAGGCCGACCGGAGCACGCTCAAGAAGGCCCTCCCCACCCTGAGCCACATCCAGGAGGCCCAGAGCGCCTGGAAGGATGACTTCGCTCTCAACAGCATGCTGCGGAAAAGGTTCCGGGTGAGTGGGGCTCCCGCGTGGCGTCGGGACCACGAGGGGGCAGGGGCCACCGACGTCGGAGGGGGGAGAACGCAGATGCGGCCCTGGCCCCACCACATGCCAGCTCCAGCTGGGCCATTTagccctctgagcctcagtgtccccatcggACCACGTCCCTACCTCGGGGCACCCACGGGAAGCCCCTGGCCCAGCAGCTGTTATTAAGCAGGTAGCCCCTTCCGgggagccccagctctgccttcagCAGACTCTCTGAGGGAAAGAAAGCTTCGAGCTAGAGCACAGGTGAGGCCCAGCCCCGCCAAGGGGGACAGCCGAGGCCCAGCAGGGCCCTGACCTACTACTCAGCTCCTAACACGTATTTCACGGGTCCACGCAGCCATCCCAGAACGGAGCCCCGAGATCATCAACCCACGCCTGCACGATTGCCAAAATATCTCTGCCGTACCCTGTGGTAAAAAATGTCTGAAAGGGGAGAGTCGCTTACGACGAAGCGTGGCCGTGCGTGTTTCAGTGTACAAGTGCCTGAGTGCAGAGTCGCTGAGGGCACACGTACAGACCCCGACTCGCACCCCTGGGGGCACGGTCCTCCCTCGATGTCTGCTCGCGTCGCCCACTTGCTGGGTGGCTTCCACGTCCCGGGCACCGCGTGAGGCCCTTGCCTCGGATGAGCTCGAAGAGGAGGAAACCGAGTGGCGTCACGCACCCCGGGTCAgcgggcaggggagaggcgggtCTTCGACAGCCACCATACCtttcccccaccctgtcccccaccacacaggagaagaaaaaagccatgcaggaggaggaggagagggaccaGGCGTTGCAGGCTAAGGCGAGCCTGGCCATCCCGCTGGTGCCCGAGACGGAGGACGACCGCAAGCTGGCCGCCCTGCTCAAGTTCCACACCCTGGACTGTGCGTTGGGGGGCCAGTGGGCAAGGGGGACCGGGTGGGCAGATACGGAGGTCCCCGGCCATGAGCGGGCCACGGCAGGCCAAGCCAGAGGACGGCTGTggacctccttccctctcttgcctccccatccccagcctaCGAGGACAAGCAGAAACTCAAGCGGACGGAGATCATCAGCCGCTCCTGGTTCTCCTCCACCCCGGGACCCCGCGCCGGCAGCAGCAAAGCCGGCAGCGTCCTGAAGAAGCTGGCCCAGAACCGCAGATGCGCACCGGTCGGCTCCCCCATCACCGTAGAGGACCTGGGCATCGTGCGGCGGCGGTCCCGAGAGGCCTTGGAGAGCCTCCGGCTCGCCGCGGAGACCCCCAAGCCTGGGGAGCCATGGGTGCCAGAGGGGAACACCCAGGACAGGCCCGCATCCCCCCCAGACTGCTCTCCGGAGACAGCCGAGACCCCCAGGAGCAGGGGGCCTCTGGGGCAGGCGGGGAAACGTCAGGACAGACCCCGGTCCCCACCAGGCCCCTCTCAGGAGGCAGCCGCCTCCCGGGACACACCACACCCGGGCACCCTCAGCTCCTCCCTGGTGGCCGATTACTCCGActcagagagtgagtgagcagttCTGGGCACTGGACCTGCTCCAGAGGCTGCGACCCAGCCAGGAGGCCCCTCCCGGACTGCAGCCTTGCTTGCCCCCCAGCCCTCCGAGCGCTCAGACGCTGCCCCTCCCGAGACCTCGCCTTCCTGCAGCAGTGGAGCTATTTATTTGGTCCTGGAGAGGCTGTTTGTGCCTTGTGGGACGACATCCCAACATTAAAGCCCTGCTTCTTTGTCCCTGCCTCAGGTTGCTAGATGGGCCCAGGGGCTGACTCCCCCCGCACCCCACCACCCAGCTAAGCTTCGCAGGACCCTCACCAGCCAGCGTGATGCTACGGCCACAGCCACCATCCCCGCCCAGCATGAGGGTTTCAGTGTGGTAGCTCAGGTTGGCCTGCAATCAGAGCGGACTTCCCAGAGGAGGCAGTACAGTCTGAGTGCGAAAGGTGGAGGGGAGACCGGGCAGCAGAAACCGCACAGTTAGGACTGGGAACATAGGATGTGCCTGAAGCAGTCAAACCCGGAGCATGCAAGTGTGGGGTTTTTGTTCTCCCCAGCCTCTAGGGATGCCTTGGAAAGGTCACGAAAAggccctctcccctacccccttcCCTGCCATGGTGCATCTTTTGGAGGGAACTGGTAAACTGAACAGGAAACAGCTCAGAAACAGCAGGGCATCCACCCAGAAACCTAACCGGCCACCTCCCTTTACTTAAACCGGGAAAAGGAAGAGCATTTAACAAACGTGGGGGTTTGTAGCCCCAGGGGATACGGCCGTGACCCAGCCACACAGTGCGCTTGGTGCTGAGGTTCTGGCCAGATTCATATTTCGCCTGATGGGGCA
This DNA window, taken from Panthera tigris isolate Pti1 chromosome A2, P.tigris_Pti1_mat1.1, whole genome shotgun sequence, encodes the following:
- the YJU2B gene encoding coiled-coil domain-containing protein 130, giving the protein MGERKGTNKYYPPDFNPEKHGSLNRYHNSHPLRERARKLSQGILIIRFEMPYNIWCDGCKNHIGMGVRYNAEKKKVGNYYTTPIYRFRMKCHLCVNYIEMQTDPANCDYVIVSGAQRKEERWDMEDNEQVLTTEHEKKQKLETDAMFRLEHGEADRSTLKKALPTLSHIQEAQSAWKDDFALNSMLRKRFREKKKAMQEEEERDQALQAKASLAIPLVPETEDDRKLAALLKFHTLDSYEDKQKLKRTEIISRSWFSSTPGPRAGSSKAGSVLKKLAQNRRCAPVGSPITVEDLGIVRRRSREALESLRLAAETPKPGEPWVPEGNTQDRPASPPDCSPETAETPRSRGPLGQAGKRQDRPRSPPGPSQEAAASRDTPHPGTLSSSLVADYSDSESE